A section of the Saccharopolyspora gregorii genome encodes:
- a CDS encoding leucyl aminopeptidase — protein MSTPKLALTDTKAAKLTADVLVIGTIAGADGPEIAPGGEEVAASFDGDLAKVLATLGASGKAEEVVKLPAGSGLRADVLLAVGLGKVTGDSPTGEQVRRAAGAAARALSGVAHAATTLGALDLGAAVQGTVLGAYSFRKYKSEPGDDPVNQVDLVVPDAKDDAAKHALKGGTAIGESVTIARDLINTPPNDLYPGSFADRASELARSAGLEVEVLDEAALRKGGYGGILGVGAGSSRPPRLVRLRHKGPKAAKKVALVGKGVTFDTGGISLKPAASMDEMTSDMSGAAAVIATMVLVSKLNYPLDVTATVPMVENMPSGTAYRPGDVLSMYGGKTVEVLNTDAEGRLILADAIVRAGEDEPDYLIETSTLTGAQVVALGKRTPAVMGDEDFRDRVAKLSQATGEGAWPMPLPEELRGDLDSKLADLANVAGHRWGGMLTAGLFLKEFVRDGLPWAHIDVAGPAYNTNSPHGYTAKGGTGVPVRTIAAVLADIAENG, from the coding sequence GTGAGCACGCCGAAACTCGCCCTCACCGACACCAAAGCCGCGAAACTCACCGCGGACGTCCTGGTCATCGGCACCATCGCCGGTGCGGACGGCCCGGAGATCGCACCGGGCGGCGAGGAGGTGGCCGCGTCCTTCGACGGCGACCTGGCGAAGGTGCTCGCGACCCTCGGCGCCAGCGGCAAGGCCGAGGAGGTCGTGAAGCTGCCCGCGGGTTCCGGGCTGCGCGCGGACGTGCTGCTGGCCGTCGGGCTCGGCAAGGTCACCGGCGACTCCCCCACCGGCGAGCAGGTGCGCCGCGCCGCCGGTGCCGCGGCCCGCGCGCTGAGCGGTGTCGCGCACGCCGCGACCACGCTGGGCGCGCTGGACCTGGGCGCCGCGGTGCAGGGCACCGTGCTGGGCGCCTACTCGTTCCGCAAGTACAAGTCCGAGCCGGGCGACGACCCGGTGAACCAGGTCGACCTGGTCGTGCCGGACGCGAAGGACGACGCCGCCAAGCACGCGCTCAAGGGCGGCACCGCCATCGGCGAGTCCGTCACCATCGCCCGGGACCTGATCAACACCCCGCCGAACGACCTGTACCCGGGGTCCTTCGCCGACCGGGCGAGCGAGCTGGCCCGGTCCGCGGGGCTGGAGGTCGAGGTGCTCGACGAGGCGGCCCTGCGCAAGGGCGGCTACGGCGGCATCCTCGGCGTCGGCGCCGGTTCGAGCCGTCCGCCGCGCCTGGTCCGGCTGCGGCACAAGGGCCCGAAGGCGGCGAAGAAGGTCGCGCTGGTCGGCAAGGGCGTCACCTTCGACACCGGCGGCATCTCGCTGAAGCCGGCCGCCTCGATGGACGAGATGACCTCGGACATGTCCGGCGCCGCCGCGGTGATCGCCACGATGGTGCTGGTCTCGAAGCTGAACTACCCGCTGGACGTGACCGCCACCGTGCCGATGGTGGAGAACATGCCCTCCGGCACCGCGTACCGGCCCGGCGACGTGCTGAGCATGTACGGCGGCAAGACGGTCGAGGTCCTCAACACCGACGCCGAGGGCAGGCTGATCCTGGCCGACGCGATCGTGCGCGCGGGCGAGGACGAGCCGGACTACCTGATCGAGACCTCCACGCTGACCGGCGCGCAGGTGGTGGCGCTGGGCAAGCGCACCCCCGCCGTGATGGGCGACGAGGACTTCCGCGACCGCGTCGCGAAGCTCTCGCAGGCCACCGGTGAGGGCGCCTGGCCGATGCCGCTGCCCGAGGAGCTGCGCGGCGACCTGGACTCGAAGCTCGCCGACCTGGCGAACGTGGCCGGGCACCGCTGGGGCGGCATGCTCACCGCGGGCCTGTTCCTGAAGGAGTTCGTCCGCGACGGGCTGCCGTGGGCGCACATCGACGTGGCCGGCCCGGCGTACAACACGAACTCGCCGCACGGCTACACCGCGAAGGGCGGCACCGGTGTTCCGGTGCGCACGATCGCGGCGGTGCTCGCCGACATCGCCGAGAACGGCTGA
- a CDS encoding OsmC family protein, with protein sequence MSETSEQQPTTPGPARHGFAVEVVWTGNTGAGTSSYRSYERTHEVRSAGKSTIEASADPAFLGDADRYNPEELLIASLSQCHMLWFLHLAAECGVVVVGYHDHAQGELAENADGSGQFREVVLQPEVAVEDLASVDAAEALHERAHELCYISKSVNFPVRLTPSTRVAN encoded by the coding sequence GTGAGCGAAACGAGCGAGCAGCAGCCGACCACCCCCGGGCCTGCGCGGCACGGTTTCGCGGTCGAAGTGGTGTGGACCGGCAACACCGGCGCGGGCACCAGCAGCTACCGCAGCTACGAGCGCACCCACGAGGTCCGCTCAGCGGGCAAGAGCACCATCGAGGCCTCCGCGGACCCGGCGTTCCTCGGCGACGCCGACCGGTACAACCCGGAGGAGCTGCTCATCGCGTCCCTGTCGCAGTGCCACATGCTGTGGTTCCTGCACCTGGCCGCGGAGTGCGGCGTGGTGGTGGTCGGCTACCACGACCACGCGCAGGGCGAGCTCGCGGAGAACGCCGACGGTTCGGGGCAGTTCCGGGAAGTGGTGCTCCAGCCGGAGGTCGCGGTCGAGGACCTGGCCAGCGTGGACGCCGCGGAAGCGCTGCACGAGCGCGCGCACGAGCTCTGCTACATCTCGAAGTCGGTGAACTTCCCGGTGCGGCTGACCCCGTCCACCCGGGTCGCGAACTGA
- a CDS encoding oxidoreductase codes for MGLFDRFRRRRTAGRPADSRDTDHLRTWAQQRHGVEAFVEPRTTVTETTVLLVAHDGEWTRRRVAGPEAAFRFARKQGMPCYEVAKLGYPQRMRDYQARQRVLRDRQRRRDLG; via the coding sequence GTGGGTCTGTTCGATCGTTTTCGGCGACGGCGCACCGCGGGTCGTCCGGCCGACTCGCGGGACACCGATCACCTGCGGACCTGGGCGCAGCAGCGCCACGGCGTCGAAGCCTTCGTCGAACCCCGCACCACCGTCACCGAGACCACGGTGCTGCTCGTCGCGCACGACGGGGAGTGGACCCGGCGCCGCGTCGCGGGACCGGAAGCGGCGTTCCGCTTCGCCCGCAAGCAGGGGATGCCCTGCTACGAGGTGGCCAAACTCGGCTACCCGCAGCGGATGCGGGACTACCAGGCCCGGCAGCGGGTGTTGCGGGACCGGCAGCGCCGCCGCGACCTGGGCTGA
- the lpdA gene encoding dihydrolipoyl dehydrogenase, whose protein sequence is MTDTSADLVILGGGSGGYACAFRAAELGLSVVLIEKDKLGGTCLHRGCIPTKALLHAAEVADSARDGDQFGVKTSLEGIDIAGVNSYKDGVVGKLYKGLQGLAKAHKVTLVDGAGTLVDKNTVEVDGTRYTGKNVVLATGSYSKSLPGLELGGRVIASEQALNLDFVPEKVVVLGGGVIGVEFASVWRSFGAEVTIVEALPHLVPNEDEFASKQLERAFRKRGIKFKTGVKFTGATQTDSGISVSLENGDQLDADVLLVAVGRGPNTAGHGYEEAGIQLERGFVVADERLRTSLPGVYAVGDIVPGLQLAHRGFQQGIFVAEEIAGQNPQAIDEAGIPRVTYSHPEVASVGLTESAAKEQYGSVQTFTYDLAGNGKSQILKTAGAVKLVRATDGPVLGLHLVGDRVGELIGEAQLIYNWEALPEDVAPLVHAHPTQTEALGEAHLALAGKPLHVHG, encoded by the coding sequence GTGACCGACACGTCCGCCGATCTGGTCATTCTCGGCGGCGGTTCGGGCGGCTACGCCTGCGCTTTCCGCGCGGCTGAGCTGGGCCTGTCCGTCGTCCTCATCGAAAAGGACAAGCTCGGGGGAACCTGCTTGCACCGCGGGTGCATTCCCACGAAGGCTCTCCTGCACGCCGCGGAGGTCGCCGACTCCGCGCGCGACGGCGACCAGTTCGGGGTGAAGACCTCGCTGGAGGGCATCGACATCGCGGGGGTGAACTCCTACAAGGACGGTGTCGTCGGCAAGCTCTACAAGGGCCTGCAGGGCCTGGCCAAGGCGCACAAGGTGACGCTGGTCGACGGCGCGGGCACGCTCGTCGACAAGAACACCGTCGAGGTCGACGGCACCCGCTACACCGGCAAGAACGTCGTGCTCGCCACCGGCTCGTACTCCAAGTCGCTGCCCGGCCTGGAGCTCGGCGGCCGCGTCATCGCCAGCGAGCAGGCGCTGAACCTGGACTTCGTGCCGGAGAAGGTCGTCGTGCTCGGCGGCGGCGTGATCGGCGTGGAGTTCGCGAGCGTGTGGCGCTCCTTCGGCGCCGAGGTCACCATCGTCGAGGCCCTGCCGCACCTGGTGCCGAACGAGGACGAGTTCGCCTCCAAGCAGCTGGAGCGCGCGTTCCGCAAGCGCGGCATCAAGTTCAAGACCGGCGTCAAGTTCACCGGCGCCACCCAGACCGACTCCGGCATCTCGGTGAGCCTGGAGAACGGCGACCAGCTCGACGCGGACGTGCTGCTGGTGGCCGTCGGCCGCGGCCCGAACACCGCGGGCCACGGCTACGAGGAGGCCGGGATCCAGCTGGAGCGCGGCTTCGTCGTCGCCGACGAGCGGCTGCGCACCAGCCTGCCGGGCGTGTACGCGGTCGGGGACATCGTGCCCGGCCTGCAGCTCGCGCACCGCGGCTTCCAGCAGGGCATCTTCGTGGCCGAGGAGATCGCGGGCCAGAACCCGCAGGCGATCGACGAGGCGGGCATCCCGCGCGTCACCTACAGCCACCCCGAGGTCGCCTCGGTGGGCCTGACCGAGAGCGCCGCCAAGGAGCAGTACGGCTCGGTGCAGACCTTCACCTACGACCTCGCAGGCAACGGCAAGAGCCAGATCCTCAAGACGGCGGGCGCGGTGAAGCTGGTCCGCGCCACCGACGGGCCGGTGCTCGGCCTGCACCTGGTCGGCGACCGGGTCGGCGAGCTCATCGGCGAAGCCCAGTTGATCTACAACTGGGAGGCGCTGCCCGAGGACGTGGCACCGCTGGTGCACGCCCACCCCACGCAGACCGAGGCCCTCGGCGAGGCGCACCTCGCCCTGGCCGGCAAGCCGCTGCACGTCCACGGCTGA
- the sucB gene encoding 2-oxoglutarate dehydrogenase, E2 component, dihydrolipoamide succinyltransferase, whose product MSFSVQMPALGESVSEGTITRWLKQVGDTVEVDEPLLEVSTDKVDTEIPSPAAGVLQRIVAEEDDTVEIGGELAVIGDSADDSGSAPAPQQAPAEEPAPAQEAAPAQEQQAPAEQPAAPAASGGAAQGTEVPMPALGESVSEGTITRWLKQVGDSVEVDEPLLEVSTDKVDTEIPSPVAGTLLEIAAGEDDTVEVGGKLAVIGEQGAAPAAPAAPEPAPAPAAAPAPEPKPEPAAQAPAAPAQPATPAQPAAPAQPAAQQPAAQQAPAAQQSGPSGSTPYVTPLVRKLANQHGIDLSTIKGSGVGGRIRKQDVQAAVDAAQAKPAAPAAAKPAAPAAQAAPSEEAEALRGTTQQMSRLRQLLARRMVESLQTAAQLTTVIEVDVTRIAKLRQQAKASFEAAEGVKLSFLPFFAKAAAEALKLHPKVNASVNEESKEITYHAAEHLSIAVDTPRGLVSPVIHDAGDLNLGGLARKISDVAERTRNNKLKPDELSGGTFTITNTGSRGALFDTPILNPPQVGMLGTGSVVKRPVVVSDDNGGDTIAIRSMVYLALSYDHRLVDGADAARFLTTLKQRLEEGAFEADLGI is encoded by the coding sequence ATGTCCTTCTCCGTCCAGATGCCCGCGCTAGGCGAAAGCGTCAGCGAGGGCACGATCACCCGGTGGCTCAAGCAGGTCGGCGACACCGTCGAGGTCGACGAGCCCCTGCTGGAGGTCTCCACCGACAAGGTCGACACCGAGATCCCGTCCCCCGCCGCCGGTGTGCTGCAGCGCATCGTCGCCGAGGAGGACGACACGGTGGAGATCGGCGGCGAGCTCGCCGTCATCGGCGACAGCGCCGACGACTCGGGCTCCGCCCCCGCGCCGCAGCAGGCCCCCGCCGAGGAGCCCGCCCCGGCGCAGGAAGCCGCCCCCGCCCAGGAGCAGCAGGCCCCGGCCGAGCAGCCCGCCGCGCCCGCCGCCTCCGGTGGTGCGGCGCAGGGCACCGAGGTGCCGATGCCCGCGCTGGGCGAGAGCGTCAGCGAGGGCACGATCACCCGGTGGCTCAAGCAGGTCGGCGACTCGGTCGAGGTCGACGAGCCGCTGCTGGAGGTCTCCACCGACAAGGTCGACACCGAGATCCCGTCGCCGGTCGCGGGCACGCTGCTGGAGATCGCCGCGGGCGAGGACGACACCGTGGAGGTCGGCGGGAAGCTGGCCGTGATCGGCGAGCAGGGTGCCGCTCCGGCCGCGCCCGCCGCGCCGGAACCGGCTCCCGCCCCGGCCGCCGCGCCCGCTCCGGAACCGAAGCCGGAACCCGCCGCCCAGGCACCGGCCGCGCCGGCCCAGCCCGCGACCCCGGCTCAGCCCGCCGCTCCGGCCCAGCCCGCTGCGCAGCAGCCCGCCGCGCAGCAGGCCCCGGCCGCCCAGCAGTCCGGCCCGTCCGGCAGCACCCCGTACGTGACGCCGCTGGTGCGCAAGCTCGCCAACCAGCACGGCATCGACCTGTCCACCATCAAGGGCAGCGGTGTCGGCGGCCGGATCCGCAAGCAGGACGTGCAGGCCGCGGTCGACGCCGCCCAGGCGAAGCCGGCGGCCCCGGCCGCCGCGAAGCCCGCGGCCCCGGCCGCGCAGGCCGCCCCGTCCGAGGAGGCCGAGGCGCTGCGCGGCACCACGCAGCAGATGTCCCGGCTGCGCCAGCTGCTGGCCCGCCGCATGGTCGAGTCGCTGCAGACCGCGGCACAGCTGACCACGGTGATCGAGGTCGACGTCACCCGCATCGCGAAGCTGCGCCAGCAGGCGAAGGCCTCCTTCGAGGCGGCGGAGGGCGTGAAGCTGTCCTTCCTGCCGTTCTTCGCGAAGGCCGCCGCCGAGGCGCTCAAGCTGCACCCGAAGGTGAACGCCTCGGTCAACGAGGAGAGCAAGGAGATCACCTACCACGCGGCCGAGCACCTCTCGATCGCCGTGGACACCCCGCGCGGGCTGGTCTCCCCGGTGATCCACGACGCCGGGGACCTGAACCTCGGCGGCCTGGCCCGCAAGATCTCCGACGTGGCCGAGCGCACCCGGAACAACAAGCTCAAGCCGGACGAGCTCTCCGGGGGCACCTTCACCATCACCAACACCGGCAGCCGCGGCGCGCTGTTCGACACCCCGATCCTGAACCCGCCGCAGGTGGGCATGCTGGGCACGGGCAGCGTCGTGAAGCGTCCCGTGGTCGTCTCCGACGACAACGGCGGCGACACGATCGCGATCCGGTCGATGGTGTACCTGGCGCTGTCCTACGACCACCGGCTGGTCGACGGCGCGGACGCGGCCCGCTTCCTCACCACGCTGAAGCAGCGGCTGGAGGAAGGCGCTTTCGAGGCCGACCTCGGGATCTGA
- a CDS encoding TIGR01777 family oxidoreductase yields the protein MRVVIAGSSGLIGTSLVAALRQGEHEVLRLVRRRPAAPDEHGWDPAKGELDEAALAGADAVVNLCGAGIADRRWSTERKELLVSSRVRPTVLLAEAVARHGVPALVNGSAVGYYGDTGDRLVTESTPPGTGFLADLCRQWEAATSPAVDAGARVALSRTGLVVAHSGGLVGRLKPLFSMLLGAKLGGGRQYMPWISLDDAVGALRFLVENSAVSGPVNLTGPAPVTNAEFTRELGAALGRPAPWTVPEFVLRAALGEAADEAMLAGQRAMPERLDEHGYPFAHPTLDAALNAVL from the coding sequence ATGCGCGTGGTAATCGCCGGTTCGTCCGGGTTGATCGGCACGAGTCTCGTCGCGGCGTTGCGGCAGGGCGAGCACGAGGTGCTGCGGCTGGTCCGCCGCCGCCCGGCCGCCCCCGACGAGCACGGCTGGGACCCGGCGAAGGGCGAGCTGGACGAGGCGGCCCTCGCCGGGGCGGACGCGGTGGTGAACCTGTGCGGCGCCGGGATCGCCGACCGCCGCTGGAGCACCGAGCGCAAGGAGCTGCTGGTGTCCTCGCGGGTGCGCCCGACGGTGCTGCTGGCCGAGGCGGTGGCCCGCCACGGCGTGCCCGCGCTGGTCAACGGCTCGGCAGTGGGCTACTACGGCGACACCGGCGACCGGCTGGTGACGGAGTCGACGCCGCCGGGAACCGGTTTCCTCGCCGACCTGTGCCGCCAGTGGGAGGCGGCGACGAGCCCGGCGGTGGACGCGGGCGCCCGGGTCGCGCTCTCGCGCACGGGCCTGGTGGTGGCGCACTCGGGTGGCCTGGTGGGCCGGTTGAAGCCGTTGTTCTCGATGCTGCTGGGCGCGAAGCTCGGCGGCGGGCGGCAGTACATGCCGTGGATCTCGCTGGACGACGCGGTGGGTGCGCTGCGGTTCCTGGTGGAGAACTCGGCCGTGTCGGGCCCGGTGAACCTGACCGGCCCGGCGCCGGTGACCAACGCCGAGTTCACCCGCGAGCTGGGGGCGGCGCTGGGCAGGCCCGCGCCGTGGACGGTGCCGGAGTTCGTGCTCCGCGCGGCGTTGGGCGAGGCCGCCGACGAGGCGATGCTGGCCGGGCAGCGGGCGATGCCGGAACGCCTCGACGAGCACGGCTACCCCTTCGCCCACCCCACCTTGGACGCCGCGCTGAACGCGGTGCTCTGA
- the lipB gene encoding lipoyl(octanoyl) transferase LipB, with product MSRAEMSCRASTDAVDVRELGRIDYLDAWDLQRELATSRAEEAGPDSLLLLEHPSVYTAGKRTQPEDRPQDGTPVIDVDRGGKITWHGPGQIVGYPILGLADPIDVVDYVRRLEQALIRTCARFGLDTGRVEGRSGVWLAADDARPERKIAAIGIRVQRGVTMHGLELNCDPDMGQFDRIVPCGIRDAGVTSLAAELGRDVPVEEALPWVRQDVLDAVDGVLPVVESNIARVAPTAEGVTLALDPTLR from the coding sequence GTGAGTCGCGCGGAGATGTCATGTCGCGCCTCGACCGATGCGGTCGACGTGCGTGAACTGGGAAGAATCGACTACCTGGACGCCTGGGACCTCCAGCGGGAGCTGGCCACGAGCCGCGCCGAGGAGGCCGGCCCGGACTCCCTCCTGCTGCTGGAGCACCCGTCGGTGTACACCGCCGGGAAGCGCACCCAGCCGGAGGACCGGCCGCAGGACGGCACGCCGGTGATCGACGTGGACCGCGGCGGCAAGATCACCTGGCACGGCCCGGGGCAGATCGTGGGCTACCCGATCTTGGGTTTGGCCGACCCGATCGACGTGGTCGACTACGTGCGGCGCCTGGAGCAGGCCCTGATCCGCACCTGCGCCCGCTTCGGCCTGGACACCGGCCGGGTGGAGGGCCGCAGCGGCGTGTGGCTGGCCGCCGACGACGCGCGCCCGGAGCGCAAGATCGCCGCGATCGGCATCCGGGTGCAGCGGGGCGTGACCATGCACGGGCTGGAGCTGAACTGCGATCCGGACATGGGCCAGTTCGACCGGATCGTGCCGTGCGGCATCCGGGACGCGGGCGTCACCTCGCTGGCGGCGGAGCTCGGCCGGGACGTTCCCGTCGAGGAGGCGCTGCCGTGGGTGCGCCAGGACGTGCTGGACGCGGTGGACGGCGTGCTGCCGGTGGTGGAGTCGAACATCGCGCGGGTCGCGCCGACCGCCGAGGGCGTGACGCTGGCGCTGGATCCGACCCTGCGCTAA